In the Anoplopoma fimbria isolate UVic2021 breed Golden Eagle Sablefish chromosome 7, Afim_UVic_2022, whole genome shotgun sequence genome, one interval contains:
- the ipmkb gene encoding inositol polyphosphate multikinase, with protein MSTTQRQVMMDSSLALGRLELTPSSGAVGVSLTPRLSVGHPAKETCGQRTLGPQGPGHLNGCVPLSHQVAGHKYGVDTVGILQHPDGTVLKQLQPPPRGPREMQFYSMVYAEDCCDPCLLQLQNHLPKYYGTWSSPDSPNDLYLKLEDVTRRFVKPCIMDVKLGQRSYDPFASQEKREQQIRKYPLMEEIGFLVLGMRVFKICSDTFDSYDQHYGRGLVQDTIKDGLATFFHNGVSLRKDAVSASIHRVQCILRWFESQQQLVFYASSLLFVYEGLPSSSSSSSLSSLLSTPSVSPTVRRTATLSSAGVGSRGGEGKARQEGARQEEEVAEYNNNNIQVPASWDCSLATIDTNHRKGSHNPCARGHLHCNSCDGDAVDTTASSAPGDNISTQCEEDNSAWKRTGELRQPPNGNGNKSQLEGKDEDGGREDRGGRRLEEEEELKGQGGDATEGSGGDTEVEVRMIDFAHVFQSESHDRGYIYGLKHLLTVLEQILCDAA; from the exons atgtCAACAACTCAGCGTCAAGTGATGATGGACTCCTCTCTAGCTCTCGGAAGACTGGAACTGACCCCCAGTTCAGGCGCCGTTGGGGTCAGCCTGACCCCGCGGCTCTCCGTTGGGCACCCGGCGAAGGAGACGTGCGGTCAGCGGACACTGGGGCCACAAGGCCCGGGTCATCTGAACGGCTGCGTCCCGCTGTCACATCAGGTGGCGGGTCACAAGTATGGAGTGGATACAGTGG GCATTTTGCAACATCCAGACGGAACCGTCCTGAAGCAGCTTCAGCCTCCGCCCAGAGGTCCACGAGAGATGCAGTTTTACAGCATG gtGTATGCAGAGGACTGCTGTGACCCATGCCTTCTGCAGCTCCAGAACCATCTGCCCAAGTACTACGGCACCTGGTCCTCTCCTGACAGCCCCAACG ACCTGTACCTGAAGCTGGAGGACGTGACCCGGCGCTTCGTCAAGCCGTGCATCATGGACGTGAAGCTGGGCCAGCGGAGCTACGACCCGTTCGCCTCGCAGGAGAAGCGGGAACAGCAGATCAGGAAATACCCACTGATGGAGGAGATAGGCTTCCTGGTCCTCGGCATGAGG GTGTTTAAGATATGCAGTGATACGTTTGACTCCTACGACCAGCACTACGGGAGGGGACTGGTTCAGGACACCATCAAAGACG gccTGGCTACTTTCTTCCATAATGGTGTGAGTCTGAGGAAGGATGCCGTGTCGGCCAGCATCCATAGAGTACAGTGCATCCTCCGCTGGTTTGAGTCCCAGCAGCAGCTGGTCTTCTACGCCAGCTCCCTTCTCTTCGTCTACGAGGggctcccctcctcttcctcctcatcctccctttCGTCCCTCCTCAGTACCCCGTCGGTCAGCCCAACTGTGAGGAGAACTGCCACTTTATCATCGGCGGGCGTCGGCAGTCGGGGCGGGGAGGGGAAAGCGAGGCAGGAAGGAGCgaggcaggaagaggaagtagctgagtacaacaacaacaacattcagGTGCCGGCATCGTGGGACTGCAGCCTTGCCACCATTGACACCAACCACAGGAAAGGTAGCCACAACCCATGTGCAAGGGGTCATCTCCACTGCAACAGCTGTGACGGCGATGCAGTGGACACGACCGCAAGCTCGGCTCCTGGAGATAACATCTCAACGCAGTGCGAAGAAGACAACTCCGCGTGGAAACGAACAGGCGAGTTGCGACAACCGCCAAACGGAAACGGAAACAAATCACAACTGGAAGGCAAGGACGAGGACGGagggagagaagacagaggCGGGAGGAGGcttgaggaggaagaggagctgaaaGGACAGGGAGGTGATGCAACAGAGGGGAGTGGAGGAGACACGGAGGTGGAGGTCCGGATGATCGACTTTGCCCATGTTTTCCAGAGCGAGAGCCACGATCGCGGCTACATCTACGGCCTCAAACACCTGCTGACGGTGCTGGAGCAGATCCTCTGTGACGCCGCCTag